A genome region from Streptomyces xanthophaeus includes the following:
- a CDS encoding helix-turn-helix domain-containing protein, with product MLTNVAVALVDGVAPFELGIFCEVFGIDRSDMGVPVYDFAVCAAEDGPLSVGGGAFGITPAHGLERLEEADLVCLPAASDAGVRIYPEPLLAALRRAVDRGARVLSVCSGAYILGAAGLLDGRRCTTHWMHAAALTRRFPRAVVDPDVLYVDEGSVITAAGTASGIDACLHVVRQEHGAEVANIIARRMVVPPHRDGGQAQFIQRPLPRTACDTVGEVIEWMARHLGEEITVEQLAERAHMSPRTFARRFLQETGTTPYKWVLRQRVLLAQELLESTGETVDAIAGRCGFGNAAALRHHFLRTLGTTPNSFRRAFRGPQAA from the coding sequence ATGCTGACCAATGTGGCCGTGGCCCTCGTCGACGGAGTCGCCCCCTTCGAGCTGGGGATCTTCTGCGAGGTGTTCGGAATCGATCGCAGTGACATGGGCGTACCGGTGTACGACTTCGCCGTCTGCGCGGCGGAGGACGGGCCGCTGAGCGTGGGCGGGGGCGCCTTCGGGATCACCCCGGCGCACGGACTGGAGCGGCTGGAGGAGGCCGACCTCGTCTGTCTGCCCGCCGCCAGTGACGCCGGCGTACGCATCTACCCCGAGCCCCTCCTCGCGGCCCTGCGCCGGGCCGTGGACCGGGGTGCGCGGGTCCTCAGCGTGTGCAGCGGGGCCTACATCCTCGGCGCCGCCGGACTGCTGGACGGTCGCCGGTGCACCACGCACTGGATGCACGCCGCGGCGCTGACCCGCCGCTTCCCGCGGGCCGTCGTCGACCCGGACGTGCTCTACGTCGACGAGGGCTCGGTGATCACCGCTGCCGGCACCGCCTCGGGCATCGACGCGTGCCTGCACGTGGTCCGCCAGGAGCACGGGGCCGAGGTGGCCAACATCATCGCGCGCAGGATGGTCGTCCCGCCGCACCGGGACGGCGGGCAGGCCCAGTTCATCCAGCGGCCGTTGCCGCGCACGGCCTGTGACACGGTGGGCGAGGTGATCGAGTGGATGGCCCGCCACCTGGGCGAGGAGATCACCGTCGAACAGCTCGCGGAGCGCGCGCACATGTCCCCGCGGACCTTCGCCCGCCGCTTCCTCCAGGAGACCGGCACCACCCCGTACAAGTGGGTGCTGCGCCAGCGGGTCCTGCTCGCGCAGGAGCTCCTGGAGTCGACCGGCGAGACGGTGGACGCGATCGCCGGCCGCTGCGGCTTCGGCAACGCGGCCGCCCTGCGCCACCACTTCCTGCGGACCCTGGGCACCACGCCGAACTCCTTCCGGCGCGCCTTCCGGGGCCCGCAGGCCGCCTAG